The Balneola vulgaris DSM 17893 DNA window AAATGACCAAATTAGAAGAAAGAGCTGCGGCTAATAACCCTGCATCCAAGTTCGAGCCACTTAAGGAAAACATTGAATTTCCTGATTTTATGAAGATGGACATTCGTGCTGGGGAGATTTTAACTGCGGAGAAAATCGAGAAGTCAGATAAGCTCCTAAAACTCACCGTTGATATAGGTGTAGAGACTCGAACTATAGTCTCAGGTATCGCAAAGCACGTAGATATAGATCAGCTCAAAGGGCAAAAAGTAAGTGTGGTGGCAAATCTTGCTCCTAAGAAACTTATGGGTGTTAAAAGCGAAGGTATGATTCTAATGGCTGAAGATTCCGAGGGTAAGTTATGGTTTGTAGAAACTGCATCTGAAGCAGGTAGCACGATTACTTAAACACATTAAGAGTATTCTTATAAGCCTTCATTCATCGAGTGAAGGCTTTTTTTATACGCTACATTCTATTCTGTTTACAAAAATTTACCACCCACTTCAAAAGGATTTTATTGCCCTCTATTTACAACTGATCCATTGTGGAATTCAAGAATATATAAGGCATTAGGGTGAATAAAACAGTCATATATAGGAAACAAATGGTGATAACATAATTCAACAGAAACTAGAATTTCGTTATTAGGAGCAAAAATGAAAGGGTCTTAAATAAAAATAGATTAAGTATTGAAAATTCTTATACTCTGCCTTCATCAATAGATGTTATTTGAAGACTGTTGCTAATCAATCATTCTTCAAATATTTTAGAAATTTAAAACAACCAAATAGGAGGACAACTTTTGGCCGGTACATCATCAACTGAACGTGGTTCATGGAATTCAAAATTGGGATTTATCTTAGCTGCAGCAGGTTCTGCAGTAGGTTTAGGAAATATCTGGGCATTCCCAACAAAAGTAGCCACTGAAGGTGGTGGTGCATATTTATTAGTGTATTTGGTTTGTACATTTTTAATCGGCTTCCCTGTAATGGTAGCAGAATTAGCTATCGGTAGAAAGTCTGGTAAAAACCCAGTTGGAGCATTCAAATCATTGAGTTCCAACAAATTCTTCCCTCTTGTAGGTTTATGGGGAGTAATCTGTGGTGTAATGATTCTCTCATTCTACACCGTTATTGCAGGTTGGGCTTTTGGATATGCTTTCGAAGAGATTTTCTTTTATTTCGGATGGGATGCTGGAGCTAATTGGCTTACAGACACGAGTAATGGCTTCAGAAATGCTATTATAGCTGCTGTATTTATGATTGGTACCATCAAAATTATTGTTGGTGGTGTAAGTGATGGTATCGAAAAAGCTACCAAAACTATGATGCCTCTTCTTATTGGTATCATCATCATCATGATTGGTTATGTAATGACTCAACCAGGTGCTACTGAAGGTGTTCGTGAGTATTTACTACCTGACTTCTCTAAGATTACAACTGGTTTAATCTTTTCTGCTATGGGGCAGGCTTTCTTCTCTCTATCATTAGGTATGGGTGCACTTATCACTTATGGTTCATACCTAAACAAAAAAGAGAATATTCCACAAGCGGCGGCAATGGTAACATTAGCTGATGTTGGGATTGCTTTCCTAGCCGGACTATTGATTATTCCAGCTATGTATGTGGCTAAAAATGCTGGTATCGAAATTTTTGTAGGTGACCAACTCGCTTCAAGTACTGATCTTGTATTTCAAATTCTACCTGCTTTATTCCATTCTATTGGTGGCGCTGCAGGCTTAATCCTCGGTGTTGTATTTTTCTTACTGTTAAGTATCGCCGCATTAACTTCTACTATCTCTCTACTTGAGGTTCCAGTATCTTTTGTAATTGATGAATATAAAGTTCCACGAAAGAAAGCATCTTGGGGCGTTGGCCTTGGAGTATTGGTAGTTTCTACCATAGTGGCTTTTAATACTTCACTAATCGGAACTTTTGATTACATCTTTAGCAATCTGGGATTACCAATTGGTGGTTTGCTAACCTGTATTTTTGTTGCCTTTGTATGGAAAACAGACTCAGCTATAACAGAAATGGAATATGGTTTCGCGGGCATTCGTCAAACTTTGTTTTCTAAAGTTTGGCCAATGTTTATCTATGTAATCTGCCCTTTGGCAATTTTATATAATATCATCACCAATTTTATTTAATTAGCTTGTTATCATAATAGACTCGTAGTATTTTTGGGCAATTAATAACGGAGATCTTATTTAATGGCAAAAGTATCAACATCCGATTTCAGAAACGGATTGGTTCTGAATATGGACGGCGAGTTATATTCAATCACAGAGTTTCAACATGTTAAGCCGGGCAAAGGCCCGGCCTTTGTTCGTACTAAACTTAGGGGAATTGTAAACGGTAAAAACATCGATAAAACCTGGCGTTCTGGTGAAAATACAGAAGCCGTTCGTGTTGAGAACCGTGAGTACCAATTTCTTTACCAAGATGGTGAGATGTTCTTCTTTATGAACAACGAAACCTTCGAACAAATACCCGTGAACTCAAATCAGGTAGAGCGCCAAGACTATTTAATTGAAGGGCAAACCTGTTCAATACTTTTTAATGCAGATGATGAGCAAGTACTATACGCTCAGCCACCCGATCAATTAGTGCTTACAGTAAGCCAAACAGACCCCGGTGTAAAAGGTGACACAGCCCAAGGTGGTAGTAAGCCTGCAACCTTAGAATCTGGCGCTGTAGTTAATGTGCCTCTATTCATTAACGAAGGTGAACAAATTCGAGTAGATACTAGAACAGGAACTTATATAGAACGAGCTAAATAATATATTATGGATTTAAAACTAATTAAAAACATCATTAATCTAATTTCTGATAGCGACGTAGATGAAGTAGCTATCGAAGAAGGTGATTTTAAAATTAAAGTTAAGAAAACAGGAACTGTAGAGCAGGTTACATATACACAACCAATGGCTGCTCCTCAGATGCAAAGTGCTCCCGCTCAACCTGCGGCACCTGCTACTCCAGCTGCGCCTGCTCAAGAAGATAAGGCACCTACAGCAGCAGGCGAAACTGTTACCTCTCCTATTGTTGGTACGTATTACCAAGCACCATCTCCAGATTCAGATCCATTTATTAAAGTGGGCGACAAAGTGGCTAAAGGTCAAACTTTATGCATCATTGAAGCCATGAAGATTATGAACGAGATTGAAGCAGAATTCAACGGTACCTTAAAAGAAATTCTTGTATCTGATGGACAAGCAGTTGAGTTTGATCAGCCGCTTTTCATCATCAGTAAAGACTAGACAATTATGTTTAAAAAAATATTAGTTGCCAACCGTGGCGAAATCGCATTACGCATCATTCGAACATGTCGCGAAATGGGTATCAAAACGGTCGCGGTTTACTCAACAGCAGATAGAGACAGTTTACACGTTAAATTTGCCGATGAAGCCGTATGTATTGGCCCTCCTACTAGTAAAGACAGTTATTTAAAAATCCCAAGTATTTTAGCCGCTGCAGAAATTACCAATGCAGAAGCTATTCACCCTGGTTATGGGTTCTTAGCAGAAAACGCTGAGTTTTCAAGAATATGTTCTGAACACGACCTTAAGTTTATTGGTCCATCACCTGAAGCCATTAACTCAATGGGAGATAAAGCAGTAGCTAAAGCAACAATGATTGCTAATAACGTTCCTGTAGTTCCTGGTAGCGATGGTGTTGTAGACTCATTTGAAGATGCTAAGAAAGTAGCTGATGAAATTGGCTACCCATTAATCATCAAAGCATCTGCCGGTGGTGGTGGCCGTGGGATGCGTGTTGTAGAAGAAGCTGAACAGCTTAAAAAGAGTTACGAAATGTGTCGTAACGAAGCTGAGACTGCCTTCAACAATCCTGAAGTATACATCGAGCGTTTTGTTCAAAACCCTCATCATGTTGAAATCCAAGTAATGGCAGATCAACATGGCAATGTTATTCACCTAGGTGAAAGAGATTGTTCGTTACAACGTCGCCATCAAAAGATTTTAGAGGAAGCTCCTTCCCCACTGATGACACCAGAACTTAGAAAACGCATGGGAGATGCTGCAATTAATGCTGCTCGTTCTGTGAATTATGAAGGTGCTGGTACCGTTGAGTTTTTGGTTGACGACAACCACAACTTCTACTTCATGGAAATGAATACTCGTATTCAGGTAGAGCATCCTGTTTCTGAAGAAGTAACGGGTTATGACTTAATTGAAGAGCAGATTAAAGCTGCAGCTGGTCATAAGCTCGAAGAGCGTGAAGTTGAAATTGAAGGCCATTCTATCGAGTGTAGAATTAATGCTGAAGACCCTGAGTTTAATTTCAGACCATCAGCTGGCGAAATTACCGTATTCCACCCTCCTGGTGGTTTAGGTGTTCGATTAGACACTCATGCATATTCAGGCTATAGAATTCCGCCTAACTACGATTCCATGATTGCAAAGCTCATCGTAAAAGCTAAAACGCGTGATGAAGCGATTGCAAAAATGAAACGTGCTCTTCAAGAATTCATCATCGAAGGTGTTAAAACTACGATTCCTTATCACATTCAGTTGATGGATGACCCGAATTTTATCGCTGGAAAATTTACAACCAAATATCTCGAAAACTCTTTCAAATTTAACGTGGAGAAATAACAATGAATGTACCTGCTGATTTAAAATACACACGCGAACACGAGTGGATTAAAGACAATGGTGATGGTACCGCCACAATAGGTATTACGGATTTCGCTCAAGGCGAATTAGGTGATATCGTATTTGTAGAGATTGAAGATGAAGGGTTTGAGTTTTCAGCTGATGACACTTTTGGAACCGTAGAAGCTGTAAAAACAGTATCTGAATTATTTGCCCCTGTAGATGGTGAAATTTTAGAAATCAACGAAGAACTCGAAGATAATCCTGAAATCGTAAACGAAGACCCATTCGGCAACGGATGGATGGTTAAAATTAAAGTATCAGATCCTTCTCAAGTAGAAGGACTACTATCTGCAGACGATTACAAAGAAATAATAGGTTAAATAGTTAGAAATTAATGAGTCGACATAACGAATGGATTTTAATCCTTGATTACGGATCTCAATTCACACAGCTAATCGCTAGGAGATTACGTGAGTTCAACATTTACTGTGAAATTCATCCTTACAATGTCGATCTCAAAGAAGTTTCTAAACCTGTACCCAAAGGAATCATCCTTGCAGGTAGCCCTAAAAGTGTAAACGACACTGACGCCCCTCACCTTCAAACTGAAATTAAGGAATGGGGCGTTCCTATTCTTGGTGTGTGCTATGGATTACAACTTCTTGCTCACACCGAGATTCCAGGTTCCGTTGAAAAAGCCGAAAAGCGTGAATTTGGTAGAGCACATCTAATTATTGATGAAGAAGGTGGT harbors:
- a CDS encoding sodium-dependent transporter, whose translation is MAGTSSTERGSWNSKLGFILAAAGSAVGLGNIWAFPTKVATEGGGAYLLVYLVCTFLIGFPVMVAELAIGRKSGKNPVGAFKSLSSNKFFPLVGLWGVICGVMILSFYTVIAGWAFGYAFEEIFFYFGWDAGANWLTDTSNGFRNAIIAAVFMIGTIKIIVGGVSDGIEKATKTMMPLLIGIIIIMIGYVMTQPGATEGVREYLLPDFSKITTGLIFSAMGQAFFSLSLGMGALITYGSYLNKKENIPQAAAMVTLADVGIAFLAGLLIIPAMYVAKNAGIEIFVGDQLASSTDLVFQILPALFHSIGGAAGLILGVVFFLLLSIAALTSTISLLEVPVSFVIDEYKVPRKKASWGVGLGVLVVSTIVAFNTSLIGTFDYIFSNLGLPIGGLLTCIFVAFVWKTDSAITEMEYGFAGIRQTLFSKVWPMFIYVICPLAILYNIITNFI
- the efp gene encoding elongation factor P → MAKVSTSDFRNGLVLNMDGELYSITEFQHVKPGKGPAFVRTKLRGIVNGKNIDKTWRSGENTEAVRVENREYQFLYQDGEMFFFMNNETFEQIPVNSNQVERQDYLIEGQTCSILFNADDEQVLYAQPPDQLVLTVSQTDPGVKGDTAQGGSKPATLESGAVVNVPLFINEGEQIRVDTRTGTYIERAK
- the accB gene encoding acetyl-CoA carboxylase biotin carboxyl carrier protein, which translates into the protein MDLKLIKNIINLISDSDVDEVAIEEGDFKIKVKKTGTVEQVTYTQPMAAPQMQSAPAQPAAPATPAAPAQEDKAPTAAGETVTSPIVGTYYQAPSPDSDPFIKVGDKVAKGQTLCIIEAMKIMNEIEAEFNGTLKEILVSDGQAVEFDQPLFIISKD
- the accC gene encoding acetyl-CoA carboxylase biotin carboxylase subunit, encoding MFKKILVANRGEIALRIIRTCREMGIKTVAVYSTADRDSLHVKFADEAVCIGPPTSKDSYLKIPSILAAAEITNAEAIHPGYGFLAENAEFSRICSEHDLKFIGPSPEAINSMGDKAVAKATMIANNVPVVPGSDGVVDSFEDAKKVADEIGYPLIIKASAGGGGRGMRVVEEAEQLKKSYEMCRNEAETAFNNPEVYIERFVQNPHHVEIQVMADQHGNVIHLGERDCSLQRRHQKILEEAPSPLMTPELRKRMGDAAINAARSVNYEGAGTVEFLVDDNHNFYFMEMNTRIQVEHPVSEEVTGYDLIEEQIKAAAGHKLEEREVEIEGHSIECRINAEDPEFNFRPSAGEITVFHPPGGLGVRLDTHAYSGYRIPPNYDSMIAKLIVKAKTRDEAIAKMKRALQEFIIEGVKTTIPYHIQLMDDPNFIAGKFTTKYLENSFKFNVEK
- the gcvH gene encoding glycine cleavage system protein GcvH, producing the protein MNVPADLKYTREHEWIKDNGDGTATIGITDFAQGELGDIVFVEIEDEGFEFSADDTFGTVEAVKTVSELFAPVDGEILEINEELEDNPEIVNEDPFGNGWMVKIKVSDPSQVEGLLSADDYKEIIG